From one Montipora capricornis isolate CH-2021 chromosome 10, ASM3666992v2, whole genome shotgun sequence genomic stretch:
- the LOC138018694 gene encoding xaa-Arg dipeptidase-like — protein MAGDEVRFKDKAKEAIDSYSADLYDLNRRIWQNPELCLKETYAHAQLTEFMAAHGFDVTPHYTLDTAFRAETGEDGGLTVGLICEYDALPEVGHACGHNLIAESGVAAALGLKIALDAVKNKPKVKIVLLGTPAEEGGGGKILMIENGCFKDIDFCMMVHPCPIDLLKPVHLAISTVTVTYKGHSSHAAAYPWEGINALDAAVMAYNSISALRQQMKPTWRVHGIISEGGVKPNIIPDRSQVIYFVRAPSDEELQVLEGRVISCFQAAAKATGCQVCIEWDPIRYSSMETNATLADLYQANAESLGVKYDPLAKAEGRGSTDMGNVSHVVPSTHVLYAIDTEAGNHSHAFTAAAGTEAAHKKTLIASKAMAMTAIDVICNPELIKKVKEDFKKSHPSI, from the exons ATGGCAGGTGATGAGGTGAGATTTAAAGATAAAGCGAAGGAAGCGATCGACTCCTACTCTGCCGATTTGTATGATCTCAATAGAAGAATATGGCAAAATCCAGAGTTGTGTCTTAAGGAGACATATGCCCACGCTCAACTAACAGAGTTTATGGCCGCTCACGGTTTCGATGTGACTCCTCACTACACTTTAGACACTGCCTTTCGAGCCGAAACTGGTGAAGATGGAGGTCTGACTGTTGGTTTAATTTGTGAATATGACGCTTTACCAGAGGTAGGACATGCTTGTGGGCACAATCTGATTGCTGAATCAGGAGTTGCCGCAGCATTAG GTCTTAAAATTGCTCTGGATGCAGTAAAGAACAAACCAAAGGTGAAAATAGTTCTACTTGGAACTCCAGCTGAGGAAGGAGGTGGTGGCAAGATTTTGATGATTGAGAATGGCTGCTTCAAGGATATCGACTTTTGTATGATGGTTCACCCTTGCCCAATAGATCTACTGAAGCCTGTTCATTTGGCTATTAGTACTGTCACAGTCACCTACAAAGGTCATTCCTCCCATGCGGCAGCCTATCCCTGGGAAGGAATAAATGCATTGGATGCAGCAGTCATGGCCTACAATAGCATCAGTGCATTACGACAACAGATGAAGCCCACATGGCGAGTGCATGGCATCATATCTGAGGGAGGTGTGAAGCCAAATATTATTCCTGACCGGTCTCAGGTGATTTATTTCGTTAGAGCACCAAGTGATGAGGAATTGCAAGTCTTAGAGGGGAGGGTAATAAGTTGCTTTCAAGCTGCAGCAAAAGCCACAG GATGTCAGGTGTGCATAGAATGGGATCCCATACGTTACTCCAGTATGGAGACGAACGCGACCCTGGCAGACCTCTACCAAGCCAATGCCGAGTCCCTAGGAGTGAAGTATGATCCATTAGCAAAGGCAGAAGGAAGGGGATCAACAGACATGGGAAATGTCTCCCACGTTGTTCCTTCCACGCACGTGCTGTATGCCATTGATACTGAAGCTGGTAATCATTCACATGCATTTACGGCAGCAGCTGGAACAGAAGCTGCACATAAGAAAACTCTGATTGCAAGCAAAGCAATGGCTATGACTGCTATTGATGTGATCTGCAACCCAGAATTGATTAAAAAAGTCAAAGAAGACTTTAAAAAATCACACCCTTCTATTTAA
- the LOC138020947 gene encoding uncharacterized protein — MACKIYEQTRVTVAIGSVICRTCRGSLDQDAKPHELSLTGSTFKSVPRQSRVRRQEACDTRVSLDSLVSARSISSQEENVSVYLPEGELQRKHLAILNNALTSISEGSFQPFLQYIDYDWNETSEKTKRQYTKKVEEAITLVLRTVAPSQERPLWQSVINYHLSHERPKNTLVLDAGVEAIVAAYNESENRSTRIPILSLICDKYSQTELQELIPDISRRQIQNARKHASEIGAAETKVPEKLFRCRLDMDKVREFILFISRSTFLQDVAFGTKKLKLNSGVTLPIPAVVRTMTTTKIIHFYGQECKQEGKEPLNERTCFRIGRRLLKR; from the exons ATGGCGTGTAAAATATACGAGCAGACACGTGTTACTGTTGCAATTGGCTCAG TGATCTGCAGAACTTGCAGGGGATCACTTGATCAAGACGCAAAGCCCCATGAATTGTCACTTACAGGGTCAACATTCAAATCTGTTCCCAGGCAATCTCGAGTGAGGAGACAGGAAGCTTGTGATACCCGTGTATCCTTGGATTCGCTCGTTTCAGCAAGAAGCATTTCATCCCAAGAAGAAAACGTCAGTGTCTACTTGCCAGAGGGTGAACTTCAACGCAAACATCTTGCAATCTTGAATAATGCTCTTACTAGCATTTCAGAGGGCAGTTTCCAACCTTTTTTGCAGTACATTGATTACGATTGGAATGAAACGTCTGAGAAAACAAAGAGACAGTACACAAAGAAAGTAGAGGAAGCTATTACTCTTGTTTTGCGTACGGTCGCACCTTCACAAGAAAGACCTCTGTGGCAATCGGTTATCAACTATCACCTGTCACACGAGAGACCTAAGAATACTTTAGTCCTTGATGCTGGGGTAGAAGCCATAGTAGCCGCGTACAACGAATCTGAAAATAGATCTACACGGATTCCAATACTTTCACTTATATGTGACAAGTACAGCCAAACAGAACTTCAGGAACTTATCCCTGACATCTCCAGACGACAAATACAAAATGCCAGAAAGCATGCCAGCGAAATAGGTGCTGCTGAAACAAAGGTGCCCGAGAAGCTGTTTCGATGTCGTCTAGACATGGACAAAGTCAGGGAAttcattctttttatttcaaGATCCACATTTCTACAAGATGTTGCCTTTGGTACTAAAAAGCTGAAGCTGAACTCTGGAGTAACTCTACCCATACCAGCAGTTGTGCGAACGATGACAACAACCAAAATCATTCATTTCTATGGACAAGAATGCAAACAGGAAGGCAAAGAACCCCTGAACGAGCGCACTTGTTTTAGAATTGGG CGACGCTTGCTGAAACGCTAG
- the LOC138020949 gene encoding uncharacterized protein, which yields MGNVSHVVPSTHVLYAIDTEADIIRQHGLEYHLYADDTQMYLTFNPVNEDLSIIKSSIESCVSDVRAWMSSNCLKLNDDKSELLIFHSKRVPRPNITAINIGEESISPVESCRNIGVTYDETLSFDEHIRSITKTAAFWHLRKIY from the exons ATGGGAAATGTCTCTCACGTTGTTCCTTCGACTCACGTGCTGTATGCCATTGATACTGAAGCTG ACATCATTCGACAACATGGTTTGGAGTACCATCTCTACGCGGATGATACACAAATGTATCTGACATTTAATCCCGTTAATGAAGATCTATCTATTATAAAATCTAGCATTGAATCCTGTGTATCAGATGTTCGTGCCTGGATGTCTTCAAACTGCCTGAAGTTAAATGATGACAAATCCGAGTTATTAATCTTTCACTCCAAGCGAGTACCGCGTCCCAACATTACTGCCATCAACATCGGAGAGGAGTCAATAAGCCCCGTGGAGTCCTGTCGTAACATCGGTGTGACCTACGATGAAACGTTATCTTTTGATGAGCACATCCGTTCTATCACCAAAACCGCGGCGTTTTGGCATCTTAGGAAGATATATTAG
- the LOC138019394 gene encoding phospholipase D2-like: MLGPLGFATLAVVVAYITFHSLEKSQRYRHDSFVPARNNCVAMWFIDGENYMSVVADAIEAAEREILITDWQINPEIFMKRPDSGVDSLEWRLDKILLRKANQGVQICILLYWETKPFLDLGSDHAVKLLGEHRNIEIRRHPDALSGIQHPGTLFRWSHHEKMVIVDRSIAFVGGIDLCYGRWDTRYHELMDNFNIHPAVDESHASESKLDGSIERKYARWIGKDYRNTFYNKESQTNWNKPFEDYKGVERNEIPRMPWHDVSCAFKGEVVQDAVRHFIDRYKGLVPWWQAFWSSFRVNFQSVVKPLPNIFPPRKSKAEEIVFTFGEHNVNIQFLRSVGKWSAGQEREASIHNAYLDAIRNARHFIYIENQFFISSQEGFWRKVQNRIQSALVERIVRAHKAGEKFHVMVMTPLKPEFPGDWDSSDFNGDALRAVTFWNQATIYHGDDSLFKKLEKENIPKDIAKNYFSVYSLRKYDLIEGNFVTEIVYVHSKIMIVDDRVAIIGSANINDRSMHGERDSEVAVIIEDLDMLDGKMNGVDFKVGTFAHSLRCDLFKEHLGLLDDNEDEFEIAIRDPLANSFIKGVRARAEINTVTFLTVFGEGLFPQEGIEDLEVLKRYKDIPLARPDSDTARRLLENIKGNLVNYPCTFLVKELKASTLDYGYMYVNRGQPPEKPRTIFA, from the coding sequence atgtTAGGCCCCCTTGGTTTCGCCACACTAGCTGTGGTGGTAGCCTACATTACTTTCCATTCACTCGAAAAATCGCAACGGTATCGTCATGACTCATTCGTACCAGCTCGTAACAATTGCGTAGCCATGTGGTTTATAGACGGTGAAAATTACATGTCTGTTGTGGCCGACGCTATTGAGGCTGCCGAGAGGGAAATTTTGATAACAGACTGGCAAATTAACCCTGAGATTTTCATGAAAAGACCAGATTCAGGAGTGGATAGCTTGGAATGGCGCCTTGACAAGATACTTTTGAGAAAAGCCAATCAAGGTGTTCAAATTTGTATCCTGTTATACTGGGAAACGAAGCCATTTTTGGATCTTGGAAGTGATCATGCTGTTAAGCTGCTTGGCGAGCATAGAAATATCGAGATACGACGGCATCCCGATGCCCTCAGTGGAATACAACACCCGGGGACTTTATTTCGGTGGAGTCATCACGAGAAGATGGTTATTGTTGACCGAAGTATTGCATTTGTTGGCGGTATAGATCTTTGCTATGGGCGCTGGGACACTCGCTATCATGAATTGATGGATAATTTTAATATTCATCCCGCTGTAGATGAGAGCCATGCTTCTGAGTCCAAACTTGACGGATCCATTGAACGAAAATATGCTCGATGGATTGGCAAAGATTACAGGAACACCTTTTACAACAAGGAAAGCCAAACGAATTGGAACAAACCTTTCGAGGACTACAAAGGTGTCGAGAGAAATGAGATTCCTCGAATGCCGTGGCATGATGTCAGCTGCGCTTTTAAGGGAGAAGTCGTACAAGATGCCGTCCGACATTTCATTGACAGATACAAGGGTCTTGTGCCTTGGTGGCAGGCATTTTGGAGCTCGTTTCGAGTAAATTTTCAGTCAGTAGTTAAACCTTTGCCCAACATTTTCCCACCCCGCAAATCTAAAGCGGAAGAAATTGTCTTCACTTTCGGAGAGCACAATGTCAACATTCAATTCCTTCGATCCGTTGGCAAATGGTCAGCTGGTCAAGAACGCGAAGCCTCCATTCATAACGCTTACCTAGATGCGATAAGAAATGCCAGGCACTTCATTTATATCGAAAATCAGTTCTTTATTTCCTCGCAAGAAGGATTCTGGCGGAAAGTGCAAAATCGGATCCAGTCGGCACTGGTCGAGAGAATTGTCCGAGCGCACAAGGCTGGCGAGAAATTTCACGTCATGGTTATGACCCCGCTGAAGCCAGAATTTCCTGGGGACTGGGACTCCAGTGATTTCAACGGCGATGCTTTGCGGGCGGTGACTTTCTGGAACCAAGCCACTATCTACCATGGAGACGATTCCTTATTTAAAAAGCTTGAGAAGGAAAACATTCCcaaagacattgcaaagaacTATTTCTCTGTGTATAGTCTACGAAAATATGATCTAATCGAGGGGAATTTCGTCACAGAGATAGTTTATGTTCATAGCAAGATCATGATTGTCGATGATCGAGTGGCTATCATTggatctgcaaatataaatgaTCGCAGTATGCATGGAGAGCGAGATTCAGAAGTTGCAGTTATCATAGAAGATTTAGATATGTTAGATGGCAAGATGAATGGTGTGGACTTCAAGGTGGGTACGTTTGCCCACAGCTTGAGATGTGACTTGTTCAAGGAACATTTAGGATTATTAGATGACAACGAGGATGAATTTGAAATAGCTATACGCGATCCATTGGCCAACAGCTTTATTAAGGGAGTTAGAGCACGCGCAGAGATCAATACAGTAACCTTTCTAACTGTATTTGGTGAGGGGCTTTTTCCACAAGAAGGTATCGAGGATCTCGAAGTATTAAAACGTTACAAGGATATTCCTTTGGCTCGTCCAGATTCGGACACGGCAAGAAGATTATTAGAGAATATAAAAGGAAATCTGGTGAATTACCCTTGTACTTTCTTGGTAAAGGAACTGAAGGCGTCTACCTTAGATTAtggttacatgtatgtcaaCCGAGGACAACCTCCCGAGAAACCGCGAACAATTTTTGCGTGA
- the LOC138020948 gene encoding uncharacterized protein, with protein sequence MKLLPMKYRETQSEFFGKRGMNWHFSAVVHSSDHPDCKPTECEYQIHAYIAVFDSCKQDWCSVSCILEEVLSTVKETHPSVKRAILRSDNAGCYHNSALLSTIHSTSKRSGIEVVRYDFSDPQVGKDLCDRRIAPCKQRLRNYVAENNDIQTAQDVKNALESPPRITGTRVAVCIVDPSQMSTKVASNKIPNITKYNNFSFERDIITVWQAYGIGAGQKIPNSSFMYTQDTSGLRRVGEWSQKSIITTQRRQAGAGTKDPLNPVATFPCMEPTCIQTFSTLQKADDHRETGRHVRVGEKESVCDTIHRQCASIATSVKGQSQTPICPDYQSDAAIAGGLQGTPGEARLGWALKKTKANVRISLAVKEFLTNVFDEGNKDGKQKANPTEIAEEIKKNFKRNEWLETQTVKGFFSRLAARQRGQEIGSQQDHDQDLTLEREVFLQNLEQQVNREVGLGHPVEYEDVNLFQVYHQGRFEQFLTKLKISDLRSMCKTEEVKSANIICCLI encoded by the coding sequence ATGAAGCTTCTTCCTATGAAATACAGAGAAACACAGTCAGAGTTTTTTGGCAAGAGAGGAATGAATTGGCATTTTTCAGCAGTTGTACATTCATCTGACCACCCCGATTGCAAGCCAACAGAATGCGAATACCAAATCCACGCTTACATAGCTGTATTTGACAGCTGTAAACAGGATTGGTGTTCTGTTTCTTGCATTCTTGAAGAGGTTCTAAGCACCGTCAAAGAAACGCATCCTTCCGTGAAAAGAGCAATACTAAGAAGTGACAATGCAGGATGCTATCACAATTCCGCCCTGTTGTCCACAATACATTCCACCAGTAAGCGTAGTGGAATAGAGGTTGTGAGGTACGATTTTTCTGATCCACAGGTTGGCAAAGACCTATGTGACCGACGAATAGCTCCGTGCAAGCAGCGTCTCAGAAATTATGTGGCAGAGAATAACGACATACAGACAGCCCAAGATGTAAAGAATGCACTTGAATCACCCCCCAGAATCACAGGAACTCGAGTAGCAGTGTGCATAGTAGATCCCTCTCAGATGTCTACAAAAGTTGCTTCTAACAAGATTCCAAATATCACAAAGTACAACAACTTCTCCTTTGAAAGAGACATTATCACAGTATGGCAAGCCTATGGCATTGGGGCAGGTCAAAAGATACCTAATTCAAGTTTTATGTATACACAAGATACTTCAGGGCTGAGGAGAGTGGGTGAATGGTCACAAAAATCCATTATTACAACGCAGAGAAGACAGGCAGGGGCTGGAACTAAAGATCCTCTTAACCCGGTCGCCACGTTCCCATGTATGGAGCCAACATGCATCCAAACGTTTAGCACGCTACAAAAGGCTGATGATCACAGGGAGACCGGGCGGCATGTCCGGGTAGGAGAGAAAGAATCCGTTTGTGACACAATCCACCGACAGTGTGCGTCAATTGCCACGTCTGTAAAGGGTCAGAGCCAAACACCTATCTGCCCTGATTACCAATCCGATGCAGCAATTGCTGGGGGTCTTCAAGGAACCCCTGGTGAGGCACGACTAGGATGGGCtctaaaaaagacaaaagccaATGTTAGAATCTCGCTAGCAGTAAAGGAATTCTTAACGAATGTTTTCGATGAGGGCAACAAAGATGGGAAGCAAAAAGCTAACCCAACAGAAATTgctgaagaaattaaaaagaacTTTAAGAGAAACGAATGGCTCGAGACGCAAACAGtcaaaggatttttctctcGACTAGCTGCAAGACAAAGAGGGCAAGAAATCGGCAGTCAACAAGATCACGATCAAGATTTGACCCTAGAAAGGGAAGTATTCTTGCAAAATTTGGAGCAGCAAGTAAACAGAGAGGTCGGCCTTGGTCACCCGGTCGAATATGAAGACGTTAACCTGTTTCAGGTTTACCATCAGGGTAGATTTGAACAATTTTTGACGAAGCTGAAAATAAGTGACTTAAGGTCGATGTGTAAGACAGAAGAAGTTAAGTCTGCGAACATAATATGTTGTCTTATATAA
- the LOC138019668 gene encoding xaa-Arg dipeptidase-like → MASSQAELLKQKAKEAIDIHSSELHNLNRCILENPELAFKERFAHDKLTTFFSSHGFDVTPHYTLDTAFRAETGENGGLTVGLICEYDALPEVGHACGHNLIAESGVAAALGLKIALEAVNQKPKMKIVVFGTPAEEGGGGKALMISNGCFKNVDFCMMVHPSPVDVLKPTILARDAVTVTYKGHAAHAAAFPWEGINALDAAIMAYTSISMLRQQMKPTWRVHGIISEGGVKPNIIPDRSQLIYYLRTPTVEDLKVLKEKVASCFEAAGTATGCEVSVEWNPVSYLDLVSNNTLAELYKDNAQTLGVEFHAGSDLTASTDMGNLSHVVPSIHPAYAIGSTAPNHSHAFTTAAATEEAHQKTLIASKVMAMTAIDVLCDPHLIDKVQNDFDTQR, encoded by the exons ATGGCGAGTAGTCAGGCTGAGCTCTTGAAGCAAAAAGCGAAAGAAGCGATCGATATTCATTCTTCTGAGTTGCATAATCTTAATCGATGCATATTGGAGAATCCAGAGTTGGCGTTTAAGGAGAGATTCGCGCACGATAAGCTCACGACGTTCTTTTCTTCGCACGGTTTCGATGTCACTCCTCACTACACTTTAGACACTGCCTTTCGAGCCGAAACTGGTGAAAATGGAGGTCTGACTGTTGGTTTAATTTGTGAATATGACGCTTTACCAGAAGTAGGACATGCTTGTGGACACAATCTGATTGCTGAATCAGGAGTTGCCGCAGCATTAG GTCTAAAAATTGCATTGGAGGCAGTCAACCAGAAGCCAAAGATGAAAATAGTAGTTTTTGGGACTCCTGCAGAGGAAGGAGGGGGAGGAAAGGCATTGATGATTTCAAATGGCTGCTTCAAGAATGTTGATTTCTGTATGATGGTTCATCCTAGCCCCGTAGATGTCCTCAAGCCTACAATTTTGGCTCGCGATGCAGTGACAGTTACATACAAAGGTCATGCTGCACATGCTGCTGCATTTCCCTGGGAAGGAATCAATGCTCTGGATGCCGCAATCATGGCTTATACCAGCATAAGCATGTTAAGGCAACAGATGAAGCCCACGTGGCGTGTACATGGTATCATATCCGAGGGGGGTGTGAAGCCTAACATCATTCCTGATCGCTCACAGCTCATTTATTATCTCAGAACCCCTACTGTCGAGGATCTAAAAGTTTTAAAGGAGAAGGTTGCAAGTTGCTTTGAAGCAGCAGGAACTGCGACAG gTTGTGAAGTCTCTGTCGAATGGAACCCAGTTAGTTACTTAGACTTGGTCTCCAATAACACTCTTGCTGAACTATATAAAGACAATGCTCAGACCTTGGGAGTGGAATTTCACGCGGGCTCTGATTTAACAGCCTCAACTGACATGGGCAATTTGTCACATGTAGTTCCTTCAATACATCCAGCGTATGCTATTGGCTCCACTGCACCCAATCATTCCCATGCCTTCACAACAGCTGCGGCAACAGAAGAGGCGCATCAGAAGACACTAATTGCAAGCAAGGTGATGGCCATGACGGCTATAGATGTGTTGTGTGATCCTCATTTGATTGATAAAGTGCAAAATGACTTTGACACTCAACGTTAG